A single Sphingomonas kaistensis DNA region contains:
- a CDS encoding 4-(cytidine 5'-diphospho)-2-C-methyl-D-erythritol kinase has product MSSPPLTEIAAAKINLALHVRGKRPDGRHDLETIFAFCTDGDRLTAELADDLSLTVTGPFAAMLDDGADNLVHRAAAALAAEARVGKGVRLTLDKRLPVASGIGGGSADAAAALRLLTSLWGIDPLLAQRIAPTLGSDVPACLLSMTARGEGAGDALTLVDAGIAGSPILLINPRLPLSTAAVFGGWDGVDRGPLGNWRDGRNDLEAPARALVPEIGRVLDWLGVREGAELVRMSGSGATCFALFDSEEARDTAAAACPPQWWHLASVLR; this is encoded by the coding sequence GTGAGCAGCCCGCCCCTGACCGAGATTGCCGCCGCCAAGATCAATCTCGCGCTGCATGTCCGCGGCAAAAGGCCGGACGGGCGCCATGACCTCGAGACGATCTTCGCCTTTTGCACCGATGGCGACCGTCTGACGGCCGAACTTGCCGACGACCTGTCGCTGACGGTGACCGGACCGTTCGCCGCGATGCTCGACGACGGCGCCGACAATCTCGTTCACCGCGCCGCGGCGGCGCTGGCGGCCGAAGCGCGGGTGGGGAAGGGCGTTCGCCTGACCCTAGACAAGCGCCTTCCGGTGGCGAGCGGGATCGGCGGCGGGTCGGCCGATGCGGCGGCGGCGCTGCGGCTGTTGACCAGCCTGTGGGGCATCGACCCCTTGCTTGCCCAGCGTATCGCGCCGACGCTCGGGAGCGACGTTCCCGCCTGCCTGCTCAGCATGACCGCGCGAGGCGAAGGGGCGGGCGACGCCCTGACCCTGGTGGATGCGGGCATAGCCGGGTCGCCGATCCTGCTCATCAACCCGCGCCTGCCGCTGTCCACCGCGGCGGTGTTCGGAGGGTGGGACGGGGTCGATCGTGGCCCGCTTGGCAACTGGCGCGACGGGCGCAACGACCTCGAAGCGCCAGCCCGGGCCTTGGTGCCGGAGATCGGCCGGGTGCTCGACTGGCTCGGCGTGCGCGAGGGGGCGGAACTCGTTCGGATGTCGGGCTCGGGCGCGACCTGCTTCGCGCTGTTCGACAGCGAGGAGGCACGCGACACGGCGGCCGCCGCCTGCCCGCCCCAATGGTGGCATCTCGCGAGCGTTCTGCGGTGA
- a CDS encoding NAD(P)H-hydrate dehydratase, with protein MNEARPILSVAAMRDAEAAAPCGLTELMERAGRGLAEATCRFAGPMPALILCGPGNNGGDGYVAARCLAERGIAVRVAALGEPTSDLARAARQHWEGPVERVENCSPAPVLIDCLFGTGLKRGLDPSLHERLLSLAQESHLAVAADLPSGVDADSGALLSPIPDYHLTVAFGALKPAHRLMPAMTQMGRVVVANIGIEADRRWFEIGTPALPAVRPDAHKYSRGLVHCLAGEMPGAMALSASAAARSGAGYVRVSTSRPIAGLPRSVVEVGDARLDDPRIGCILVGPGLGHLPQLLTLALTSNRPKVIDAEAISLVGDPARLRGQDAILTPHAGEFERLFGTLSGSKADQALAAAEASGAVIVFKGADTLVAAPDGRLGFAPPAPAWLATAGTGDVLAGMIAALRARGMAAFDAACAGVWLHGRAAEHAGPDMIADDLLEHL; from the coding sequence GTGAACGAGGCGAGGCCGATCCTGTCGGTCGCGGCGATGCGCGATGCCGAAGCCGCGGCACCCTGCGGGCTGACCGAATTGATGGAGCGGGCGGGCCGCGGTCTTGCCGAGGCGACCTGCCGCTTTGCCGGACCGATGCCGGCGCTGATCCTGTGCGGACCCGGCAACAACGGGGGCGACGGCTATGTCGCGGCACGGTGTCTTGCCGAGCGCGGCATCGCGGTCCGGGTCGCCGCGCTGGGTGAGCCGACCAGCGATCTCGCGCGGGCTGCTCGTCAGCACTGGGAGGGGCCGGTCGAAAGGGTCGAGAACTGCTCTCCCGCCCCCGTGCTGATCGATTGCCTGTTCGGGACCGGCCTAAAGCGCGGGTTGGACCCGTCGCTTCACGAGCGCCTCCTGTCGCTGGCGCAAGAATCGCATCTCGCGGTCGCGGCCGATCTGCCGAGCGGGGTGGACGCCGATAGCGGGGCTCTGCTGTCGCCGATCCCCGACTACCATCTGACGGTCGCGTTCGGTGCCCTCAAGCCTGCGCACCGCCTGATGCCTGCCATGACGCAGATGGGTCGCGTCGTGGTGGCCAACATCGGGATTGAGGCGGACCGCCGATGGTTCGAGATCGGCACGCCCGCCTTGCCCGCAGTCCGCCCCGACGCGCACAAGTACAGCCGCGGGCTCGTCCATTGTCTTGCCGGCGAGATGCCGGGGGCGATGGCGCTGTCGGCAAGCGCTGCGGCGCGGAGCGGTGCCGGCTACGTGCGGGTATCGACCTCGCGCCCGATCGCCGGGCTTCCCCGCAGCGTGGTCGAGGTCGGCGACGCCCGGCTCGACGACCCGCGGATCGGGTGCATCCTGGTCGGGCCGGGTCTTGGCCACCTGCCACAACTGCTCACCCTCGCGCTGACCAGCAATCGGCCCAAGGTGATCGATGCCGAGGCGATTTCGCTGGTCGGCGATCCCGCGCGGCTGAGGGGGCAGGACGCCATTTTGACGCCGCATGCAGGCGAGTTCGAGCGCCTGTTCGGCACGCTTTCCGGCAGCAAGGCCGACCAGGCGCTGGCCGCCGCCGAGGCGTCGGGGGCGGTGATCGTGTTCAAGGGTGCCGACACCCTGGTCGCCGCGCCCGACGGACGGCTGGGCTTCGCCCCGCCCGCGCCCGCGTGGCTCGCCACGGCAGGAACGGGCGATGTTCTTGCCGGCATGATCGCGGCACTCCGGGCGCGCGGGATGGCCGCGTTCGACGCCGCCTGCGCGGGGGTCTGGCTGCACGGCCGCGCCGCCGAGCACGCCGGTCCGGACATGATCGCCGACGATCTACTGGAGCATTTATGA